The following are from one region of the Carboxydothermus pertinax genome:
- a CDS encoding D-alanine--D-alanine ligase, whose product MKIGVICGGISSEREISLRTGEAIFNALVKKGYNAVKIDMNRNIAEILKKEKIDFAFIALHGKYGEDGTIQGLLEIMGIPYTGSGVLASSLAIDKIMTKKVLLAEGIPTPRYITLNSQEYSSIKSLHQEIIQNLRLPFVLKAPREGSTIGIEFVFSEQELPGAIERVLQHDHQILVEEFISGIEITASVLGNDEPVVLPLIEIVSKTRFYDYEAKYTPGLSDHIIPPRISHELNLKITDLALKTYKALGCQGFARVDFMVDVQNHEAYVLEVNTIPGMTATSLFPDAARAKGISFEDLVEKILMLGLERRKK is encoded by the coding sequence ATGAAAATAGGAGTTATTTGCGGTGGAATTTCTTCCGAAAGGGAAATTTCCTTGCGTACCGGCGAGGCAATTTTTAATGCGCTAGTAAAGAAAGGATATAATGCAGTAAAAATAGATATGAATAGAAATATAGCCGAAATTTTAAAAAAGGAAAAAATTGATTTTGCTTTTATTGCCCTTCACGGAAAATATGGGGAAGATGGAACAATTCAGGGTTTGCTTGAAATAATGGGTATTCCTTATACAGGTTCGGGAGTACTTGCTAGTAGTTTAGCCATAGATAAGATAATGACTAAAAAAGTTTTACTGGCTGAAGGGATTCCTACCCCTCGATACATTACTCTCAATAGCCAGGAATATTCCAGTATCAAATCTCTCCACCAAGAAATAATACAAAATTTAAGGCTTCCATTTGTTTTAAAGGCTCCCCGGGAAGGGTCTACCATCGGAATTGAATTTGTTTTTAGTGAGCAAGAGCTCCCTGGAGCGATAGAAAGGGTATTGCAGCACGACCATCAGATTTTGGTAGAAGAGTTTATTTCGGGAATAGAAATAACTGCTTCAGTTTTAGGTAACGATGAACCCGTGGTTTTACCATTAATTGAAATTGTCAGTAAAACTCGTTTTTACGATTATGAAGCTAAATACACCCCAGGCCTTAGTGACCACATAATTCCCCCAAGGATTTCACACGAATTAAATTTAAAAATTACAGACCTTGCCCTTAAAACATATAAAGCGTTAGGCTGTCAGGGATTTGCCCGGGTAGATTTTATGGTCGATGTGCAAAATCACGAAGCTTATGTCCTGGAAGTAAACACCATCCCTGGAATGACCGCCACTAGCCTTTTTCCCGATGCTGCTCGGGCCAAAGGCATAAGTTTTGAAGATTTGGTAGAGAAAATCTTAATGCTTGGCTTAGAAAGGAGGAAAAAATAA
- a CDS encoding 6-phosphofructokinase, with translation MAIGILTGGGDCPGLNAVIRALVKSFYQKLPGEKVIGFLDGFRGLIDNKSVNLKTQDVVGLLPKGGTILGTSNRDNPFKFPVMVNGKLEFQDVSDTVIANLQKHNIEVLFVIGGDGSLSIAHELSLKGVKVIGIPKTIDNDLEATEFTFGFDSAVRTATKALDMLHTTAESHHRIMVLEVMGRYAGWIALYSGLAGGADVILIPEIPFNWESVCRKIQKRKAEGKHFSIVVVAEGAHAQGGERIVAKYIKESTDPVRLGGIGQVVAEHLSNCTGLESRVTVLGHLQRGGGPTPFDRILATRFGVAAVNAWLAGKYNVMVALQGGKITAVPISEGIKKLKLVPLDSEIIMTAKATGISFGDD, from the coding sequence ATGGCTATAGGTATCTTAACCGGCGGTGGAGATTGCCCAGGTTTAAACGCTGTTATCCGTGCACTGGTGAAAAGTTTTTATCAAAAACTACCTGGAGAAAAAGTTATAGGCTTTTTAGATGGTTTTCGTGGTTTAATTGATAATAAAAGTGTTAATCTTAAAACTCAAGATGTGGTGGGTTTACTTCCAAAGGGTGGTACTATCTTAGGAACATCCAATAGGGATAACCCTTTTAAATTTCCCGTCATGGTAAATGGTAAGTTGGAATTTCAAGATGTGAGCGACACTGTAATTGCTAATTTACAAAAACATAATATTGAAGTTTTATTTGTAATCGGCGGCGATGGCTCCCTCTCAATTGCCCATGAACTTTCCCTAAAGGGAGTAAAGGTAATAGGCATCCCCAAAACAATTGATAACGATTTAGAAGCAACGGAATTTACTTTTGGTTTTGATAGCGCGGTCCGAACTGCAACTAAAGCCCTTGATATGTTACATACTACTGCTGAGTCCCATCACCGGATTATGGTTTTAGAAGTAATGGGGCGTTATGCCGGGTGGATTGCTTTGTATTCAGGCTTAGCTGGTGGTGCCGATGTTATCTTAATTCCGGAAATACCTTTTAACTGGGAGTCGGTGTGTCGTAAAATTCAAAAACGTAAAGCAGAAGGAAAGCATTTTTCCATTGTTGTGGTAGCCGAAGGAGCTCACGCTCAAGGTGGCGAACGGATAGTAGCAAAATATATTAAGGAAAGTACCGACCCGGTACGTTTAGGAGGAATTGGTCAGGTAGTTGCCGAACATTTAAGTAATTGTACCGGTTTAGAAAGCCGGGTAACAGTTTTAGGACACTTACAGCGGGGAGGCGGTCCTACACCTTTTGACCGGATTCTTGCTACCCGCTTTGGCGTCGCAGCAGTCAATGCCTGGCTTGCAGGTAAATACAATGTAATGGTGGCTCTTCAAGGAGGTAAAATTACTGCTGTACCTATAAGTGAAGGGATTAAGAAATTAAAACTTGTACCATTAGATTCAGAAATAATAATGACTGCTAAAGCAACTGGAATTAGTTTTGGAGATGACTAA
- a CDS encoding acetyl-CoA hydrolase/transferase family protein, whose product MTKKYLAEYQQKLTDVNHALTLIKNNDNIFVSLGAAEPLTLLEGLGVKAQYLKGVKIFQILPLHASSYLKPELSANVKHISMFVGHPVRELVSMGYAEVLPCHFHDIPRLIKDCLQVDVFMTTVSPMDEHGYFSLGVSVDYSLSALKKAKVVILEVNPNMPRTLGQGFVHISEVDFLVESSRPLPEIAIDELKPEDFRIGEYIAELVDDESTIQLGIGTIPNAVAKLLKGKKNLGIHTEMITDSMVDLVEAGVITGSAKSLHPYKIIGTFALGTKRLYKFLDNNPMIEMYPVSYTNDPWIIGQNKKMVSINTTIEVDLWGQCASESIGTKIYSGTGGQADFARGVLYSPGGKGIIALYSTAKNGQISKIVPTLKPGALVTTSKNDVDYVVTEFGVAKLRGKTYRERAKALINIAHPNFRDELRFQAEKIGIL is encoded by the coding sequence ATGACAAAAAAATATCTCGCAGAATATCAGCAAAAATTAACAGATGTAAATCATGCCTTAACGTTAATAAAAAATAATGATAACATTTTTGTTTCCCTTGGAGCAGCTGAACCTTTAACACTCCTTGAGGGTTTGGGAGTAAAAGCTCAATATTTAAAGGGAGTTAAAATATTTCAAATTTTACCACTTCACGCTTCTTCGTATCTTAAACCTGAATTAAGCGCTAATGTTAAACATATATCTATGTTTGTTGGACATCCAGTTAGAGAATTAGTTAGCATGGGTTATGCTGAGGTATTACCTTGCCATTTTCACGATATACCACGACTTATTAAGGACTGCTTACAGGTAGATGTATTTATGACTACTGTTTCGCCAATGGATGAGCATGGTTACTTTAGTTTAGGAGTGTCGGTAGATTATTCACTATCAGCCTTAAAAAAAGCAAAAGTGGTAATTTTAGAAGTTAATCCTAATATGCCAAGAACTTTAGGTCAAGGATTCGTTCATATTTCCGAAGTCGATTTTTTGGTAGAAAGCAGTAGACCTCTTCCGGAAATTGCCATTGATGAACTTAAACCAGAAGATTTTCGGATTGGCGAGTACATTGCCGAATTAGTGGATGACGAATCCACAATTCAACTTGGTATCGGCACAATTCCCAATGCGGTTGCAAAATTGTTAAAGGGCAAAAAAAATTTAGGGATTCACACAGAAATGATCACCGATAGCATGGTGGATTTAGTGGAAGCCGGAGTTATTACCGGTAGTGCCAAGTCCCTCCATCCTTATAAAATAATTGGGACATTTGCCTTAGGTACGAAAAGGCTTTACAAATTTTTAGATAACAACCCAATGATAGAGATGTATCCGGTTTCCTATACCAATGACCCCTGGATTATTGGCCAAAATAAAAAAATGGTTTCGATAAATACTACAATTGAAGTTGATTTATGGGGACAATGTGCTTCCGAAAGTATTGGTACAAAAATTTACAGCGGCACCGGTGGCCAGGCAGATTTTGCCCGAGGAGTTTTGTATTCTCCTGGTGGTAAAGGTATTATTGCCCTGTACTCTACTGCTAAGAATGGACAAATTTCAAAGATCGTACCTACCCTAAAACCTGGGGCTTTAGTGACCACGTCAAAAAATGATGTTGATTATGTGGTAACCGAATTTGGGGTTGCCAAACTTAGAGGTAAAACATACCGCGAAAGGGCAAAGGCATTAATAAACATTGCCCATCCCAATTTTCGGGATGAACTTAGGTTTCAAGCAGAAAAAATAGGTATCTTATAA
- a CDS encoding acyl-CoA dehydrogenase, with protein sequence MDFRLSDEHELLRQTVREFAEKEVLPTAAERDEEERFDREIFNKMAELGLTGIPWPEEYGGAGMDYLAYAIAVEELSRVCASTGVTLSAHVSLGSFPIFKYGTEEQKQKYLKPLALGEKIGAFGLTEPSAGSDAGSLKTTAVRDGDYYVLNGSKIFITNAGEAEIYVVFATVDKTKGHKGISAFIVEKGTPGFSFGKKEKKMGIRSSPTVELIFDNCRIPKENLLGEEGQGFKIALSTLDGGRIGIAAQALGIAQGAYEAAIKYAKERTQFGKSIAEFQGVSFALADMATKIQAARFLVYHAAWLESNHLPHGKAAAMAKLFASETAMDVTTKAVQIFGGYGYTREYPVERMMRDAKITEIYEGTSEVQRIVISSYILKEF encoded by the coding sequence ATGGATTTTAGACTATCCGATGAGCACGAATTATTAAGGCAGACTGTTAGGGAATTTGCAGAAAAGGAGGTTTTGCCTACCGCCGCGGAAAGAGACGAGGAAGAACGGTTTGACCGCGAAATATTTAACAAAATGGCTGAATTAGGTCTTACGGGGATCCCTTGGCCAGAAGAATATGGCGGTGCCGGAATGGATTATCTTGCTTACGCTATAGCAGTAGAAGAGCTTTCACGCGTCTGTGCCTCAACGGGGGTGACCCTATCAGCTCATGTTTCTTTAGGAAGTTTTCCCATTTTTAAGTACGGTACAGAAGAACAAAAACAAAAATATTTAAAACCTTTGGCTTTAGGGGAAAAAATTGGCGCTTTTGGCTTAACTGAACCATCTGCAGGAAGCGACGCCGGTTCACTAAAGACAACTGCAGTACGCGATGGTGATTATTACGTTTTAAACGGGTCCAAAATTTTCATAACCAATGCCGGAGAAGCCGAAATTTATGTAGTTTTTGCTACTGTTGATAAAACTAAAGGTCATAAAGGCATTTCGGCCTTTATTGTAGAGAAGGGAACACCTGGATTTTCTTTTGGTAAAAAAGAAAAGAAGATGGGCATACGTTCCTCCCCGACGGTTGAGTTGATTTTTGATAATTGCCGGATTCCTAAAGAAAATTTATTAGGAGAGGAAGGTCAAGGATTTAAAATTGCCCTTTCCACTTTAGATGGGGGACGAATTGGTATAGCTGCCCAAGCACTTGGAATTGCGCAGGGAGCTTACGAAGCTGCAATCAAATATGCAAAAGAAAGAACCCAATTTGGCAAATCCATAGCGGAGTTTCAGGGAGTAAGTTTTGCCCTTGCCGATATGGCTACTAAAATTCAAGCAGCTAGATTCTTGGTTTATCATGCCGCCTGGCTTGAATCCAATCATTTACCCCATGGAAAAGCTGCAGCAATGGCCAAACTATTTGCATCAGAAACGGCAATGGACGTTACCACCAAGGCCGTTCAAATATTTGGCGGTTATGGATATACTCGGGAATATCCGGTAGAACGGATGATGAGAGACGCAAAAATTACCGAAATTTATGAAGGTACTAGCGAAGTACAACGAATAGTGATTTCATCCTATATTTTAAAGGAATTTTAA
- a CDS encoding NAD(P)H-dependent oxidoreductase → MKILGISFSARDKGNTDILVNTALRGAASVGASIEFIKAKDLNIENCRGCLSCVYKGKCPISDDLYKFIELVKSANGIVAGAPTYLFGPIGKVKTMTDRSLAISHFLEKIDPEKKFGITISVAGNPLWNPLGSEILNQFILSYGFSLYDFLAGYAPGPGEVLLNDELLENTYRLGKELVLALRKEKEPPKAQENQCPYCKSRLVKFEEGKIYCAICLAPAEIRDGKLSFAANYEPFWTKNHRINHINDWIIPSRDRFLSKIKDIKEKAKQLNI, encoded by the coding sequence ATGAAAATACTGGGAATTAGTTTTTCAGCCAGGGATAAAGGCAATACCGATATCCTGGTGAACACGGCGCTGCGGGGGGCAGCATCGGTAGGGGCGTCTATTGAATTTATTAAAGCCAAAGATTTAAACATTGAAAACTGTCGTGGTTGCTTAAGTTGCGTTTACAAAGGAAAATGTCCAATCAGTGATGACCTCTATAAGTTTATCGAACTGGTTAAAAGTGCTAACGGCATTGTAGCAGGTGCCCCAACCTATCTTTTTGGTCCTATTGGAAAAGTAAAAACAATGACTGACCGAAGTCTTGCTATCTCTCATTTTCTAGAAAAGATAGATCCAGAAAAAAAGTTTGGGATAACAATTAGCGTTGCCGGAAATCCCCTATGGAACCCCTTGGGCAGTGAAATTCTTAATCAGTTTATTTTAAGTTACGGTTTTAGTCTTTATGACTTCCTTGCCGGTTATGCTCCCGGACCGGGAGAAGTATTATTAAATGATGAATTATTAGAAAACACCTACCGGCTTGGCAAGGAGCTGGTTTTAGCTCTAAGAAAGGAAAAAGAACCACCTAAAGCTCAGGAAAATCAGTGCCCTTACTGCAAAAGTCGCTTAGTTAAGTTTGAAGAAGGAAAAATTTATTGTGCGATTTGCCTGGCCCCGGCAGAAATTCGCGATGGTAAACTATCTTTTGCTGCAAATTACGAACCTTTTTGGACAAAAAATCATCGAATAAATCATATTAATGATTGGATTATACCCTCGCGGGATCGTTTTTTAAGCAAAATAAAAGATATTAAAGAAAAAGCAAAACAGCTTAATATTTAA
- a CDS encoding MTAP family purine nucleoside phosphorylase, giving the protein MNVEIAYIGGSSTLGIGFPEKFLPSNVKFLKEEIFTTPYGQSPKMYFLEVSSKKVVHVKMHGWRPGVSRRDASLQVFWVFKKLGVKKIFSEGGAGAVNHLLELRDYLIPTDYLDFTMRKDVHLTNDYLLIMRKPTCPEINQALYKSALTYAKGKVFRRGIYACTDGRHFESVAEVAFLKNSGADVIGQSMVPEVYLAREIGACYGRIDLVVNYAEGIIKEWEHDDLKDIYHNDAKTNLQIIIDAIINFKPQNTCECKELRKETLLKLD; this is encoded by the coding sequence ATGAACGTTGAGATAGCATATATTGGCGGTTCAAGTACCTTGGGAATAGGATTTCCGGAAAAATTTTTACCTTCTAATGTTAAATTTCTTAAAGAAGAAATCTTTACAACCCCTTATGGTCAATCTCCAAAAATGTATTTCTTAGAAGTAAGCTCAAAAAAAGTAGTTCATGTAAAAATGCACGGCTGGCGTCCTGGTGTTTCCAGACGGGATGCTTCCTTACAGGTATTTTGGGTATTTAAAAAATTAGGAGTTAAGAAAATATTTTCCGAAGGAGGAGCGGGAGCAGTCAATCATTTGTTAGAACTTAGGGATTATTTGATTCCAACGGATTACCTGGATTTTACCATGCGCAAAGATGTACATTTAACCAATGACTACCTTTTAATTATGCGAAAACCTACTTGTCCTGAAATAAATCAAGCTTTATATAAAAGCGCCCTGACCTATGCTAAAGGTAAGGTGTTTCGAAGGGGAATATATGCCTGTACCGATGGCCGCCACTTTGAAAGTGTAGCAGAAGTTGCCTTTTTAAAAAATTCGGGAGCAGATGTGATTGGCCAGAGCATGGTACCTGAAGTATATCTGGCCAGGGAGATTGGAGCCTGCTACGGCCGAATTGATTTAGTAGTTAACTATGCCGAAGGAATTATCAAAGAGTGGGAACACGATGATTTAAAAGATATTTATCATAACGATGCCAAAACTAACTTGCAGATAATTATTGATGCCATAATAAACTTTAAACCCCAAAACACCTGCGAATGTAAAGAGTTAAGAAAGGAAACTTTATTAAAACTTGATTGA
- a CDS encoding electron transfer flavoprotein subunit beta/FixA family protein, translating to FAVEEALRIKEKLGQGEVVVVSAGSDRAQEALRQALAMGADRAVLVKTDGLKLDETVTAEALAKALGQMEYDLVLTGWRAIDDSSAQVGVRVAEILGLPQINLVTKLEVEEGKITGHREIEGGTEVVEVPLPALITAQRGLNEPRYPSMKGIMQAKKKELKVILATELGVAAQPKVEIKEIFLPKGKEAGKIFTDEAAVAVAKLVKALREEAKVI from the coding sequence TTTGCGGTAGAAGAGGCCTTAAGAATCAAAGAAAAGTTAGGGCAGGGGGAAGTAGTAGTAGTATCGGCCGGTTCCGACCGGGCCCAGGAAGCGTTACGGCAGGCTTTAGCCATGGGAGCCGACCGGGCGGTCCTGGTCAAAACCGATGGACTAAAGCTCGACGAAACTGTAACTGCCGAAGCTCTAGCCAAAGCCTTAGGGCAAATGGAGTATGATCTGGTTTTAACCGGCTGGCGGGCCATTGACGACAGTTCCGCCCAGGTAGGAGTACGGGTAGCCGAGATTTTAGGCTTACCGCAAATTAACCTTGTCACCAAACTAGAAGTAGAGGAAGGCAAGATTACCGGCCACCGGGAAATCGAAGGGGGGACCGAAGTAGTTGAAGTACCTCTACCGGCGCTTATTACCGCCCAGCGGGGATTAAACGAACCCCGGTATCCTTCAATGAAAGGCATCATGCAGGCCAAGAAAAAAGAGCTAAAAGTAATACTGGCTACCGAATTAGGGGTAGCAGCCCAACCCAAAGTAGAAATAAAAGAAATCTTTCTTCCCAAAGGTAAAGAAGCGGGGAAAATCTTCACCGATGAAGCGGCCGTAGCGGTAGCCAAGCTAGTCAAAGCCTTACGGGAAGAAGCCAAGGTAATCTAG
- a CDS encoding ABC-ATPase domain-containing protein yields the protein MFNLIAEIDHHGYKAYSRLKGSYYFPNFILSFLKIQGDPFAPPSIAQIRLQESQHKYPAKYLQKNIEVPFGDFILERFHEGLTSLLPKISGSGNSGLIYVSRNGQQLLKRSSFLLSGKDIVINFNIGLPAEGRRIKGQAFIKMLQSLQDLVQKFVIYQPGYEAKLQNQVNLYLDQEYLRSYLRENGYVAFIADGAILPRASGQSEKPLKTAIPFRSPESMRITIDLPFSGKITGMAIPKGITVIIGGGFHGKSTLLKALERGVYNHRRGDGRELVITDNTAVKIRAEDGRVINHVDISPFIGTLPQGVDTKSFSTLNASGSTSQAANVIEALEAGAKLLLFDEDVSATNFLLRDKLMEKLVEKEPITPFLKMCKNLYNNLEVSTILVVGSLSDYLKIADKVILMEEYIPREITSKAHLYTGKETLEASLSFNVKPREIKKWQKSYSKVKAKDQFTLQLEKDMYLNLRYLEQLCDYGQAAFLARMIKYLGENQIKGKLKDVAYNIWYEINSEGFARFGVDPSFALPRWQEMIFILNRIPGILITY from the coding sequence TTGTTTAATCTAATCGCAGAAATTGATCATCACGGTTATAAAGCATACAGTCGCTTAAAAGGTAGCTATTACTTTCCTAACTTTATTCTAAGCTTTCTTAAAATTCAAGGAGATCCTTTTGCTCCACCAAGCATTGCTCAAATTAGGTTACAAGAAAGCCAGCATAAATATCCAGCAAAATACTTACAAAAAAATATTGAAGTTCCCTTCGGCGATTTTATTCTTGAACGATTTCATGAAGGTTTAACCAGTTTACTCCCCAAAATATCCGGTTCAGGGAACAGCGGTTTAATTTATGTAAGCCGTAACGGCCAGCAACTTTTAAAAAGATCCAGCTTTTTACTTTCTGGCAAAGACATTGTAATAAATTTTAATATTGGGCTTCCTGCCGAAGGCAGAAGAATAAAAGGTCAAGCTTTCATAAAAATGCTTCAATCTCTGCAAGATCTTGTTCAGAAATTTGTTATTTACCAACCAGGTTATGAAGCAAAACTTCAAAACCAGGTAAACCTTTATTTAGATCAAGAATACCTTCGTTCTTACCTCAGGGAAAACGGATATGTTGCTTTTATTGCTGATGGCGCAATACTTCCCCGGGCTTCAGGGCAATCGGAAAAACCATTGAAAACTGCTATACCTTTTCGATCACCCGAAAGCATGCGGATTACCATTGACTTACCCTTTAGCGGAAAAATAACCGGGATGGCTATTCCCAAAGGAATAACTGTTATTATTGGGGGTGGTTTTCATGGCAAATCTACCCTGTTAAAAGCTTTAGAGCGGGGAGTATATAACCATCGCCGGGGTGATGGACGGGAATTGGTGATAACAGACAATACTGCTGTAAAAATTAGGGCAGAAGATGGTAGAGTAATTAATCATGTTGATATTTCACCCTTTATTGGTACCCTTCCTCAAGGAGTAGATACAAAAAGTTTTTCTACCCTTAATGCCAGCGGGAGCACATCGCAAGCAGCTAACGTAATTGAAGCCCTTGAAGCGGGAGCAAAATTACTCCTTTTTGACGAAGACGTGAGTGCTACTAATTTTCTTTTAAGAGACAAGCTAATGGAAAAGCTGGTAGAAAAAGAGCCAATAACCCCATTTTTAAAAATGTGTAAAAATCTCTATAACAATCTAGAAGTTTCTACTATTTTAGTTGTCGGCAGCCTTTCGGATTATCTCAAAATTGCCGATAAGGTAATATTAATGGAAGAATATATCCCCCGGGAAATAACTTCTAAAGCCCATTTATATACCGGTAAGGAAACACTGGAAGCAAGTTTAAGTTTTAATGTAAAACCGCGGGAAATTAAAAAATGGCAAAAGTCGTACTCTAAAGTTAAAGCCAAAGATCAGTTTACACTTCAATTAGAAAAAGATATGTATTTAAATCTTCGTTATTTAGAACAGCTTTGTGATTATGGACAAGCAGCTTTTTTAGCTAGGATGATAAAATATTTAGGAGAAAATCAAATAAAGGGTAAATTAAAAGATGTTGCTTACAATATTTGGTATGAAATTAACTCTGAAGGTTTTGCAAGATTTGGGGTTGATCCCAGTTTTGCCTTACCAAGGTGGCAAGAAATGATTTTTATTTTAAACAGAATACCAGGCATATTAATTACCTACTAG
- a CDS encoding protein kinase domain-containing protein encodes MGITIKEVSKISGVYGQQGEEKVAEVLKEHLPDGYKIINSYRLNYQGDSWDIDHLVIGPNGIFVIETKNMRGRVFGGAMGNWWQEKWVGRQREKVKIGNPAAQVNHYAKIVKEFLRLYFPEEQPRILVYPIVVFAHEDADFTQLRFTRPGRIGKTKILSLYELPAFILSREEVSYDLEFIDKAINVLIPEDEREKTGMFKTGLYYQNLQEQFSRRYKLEDLIGEGKFSKVYWAYDNKLDREVAVKEIILTDLPRELKDKIYNEAQLLAKINHENIVKLYDTFYLDDKIYLIIELVQGKTLAEYVEEKGGMLSVKKAINIIIQIARAISYIHQHNIIHRDLKPENILISTEDTVKITDFGIAQLDEDEKEEGFILGTPVVMAPEQILGTGIDQRTDIFAIGCIFYYLLTGQYPFSGSNFSELSYNVLHFEPEPIKFFNNKGNLEIERIILKCLEKNPENRYKNVSELLQDLLKYQEQKGFKLVFNKKTILKIALISFIIIFLYLFTVGTSKQNENNIPVSINEILNKEQITITNDNFAQVFTNNYLAGARVKITGRILDVIGAQNSRTLCYFLLEPPPQKADNKLIIALSLDPFTIYNSSKYYQLEGFLAYSSLVENGAAKPVVIAEKIKIVEPWLLFDPPIKTVEVHQTIKRKDKEIIFEKIEFGKNETRLFFTLKNLSNYPVTFNLLEPRASQKDRFYIEALYQNRDYPKLKEQLAPKEIVSGIVVLEKMDYQIKEAVFFLGLTMAGEEPYIFHVRWGDENTGN; translated from the coding sequence ATGGGTATAACCATCAAGGAAGTTTCCAAGATATCAGGAGTATATGGCCAGCAAGGAGAAGAAAAAGTAGCCGAAGTATTAAAAGAACACTTACCTGATGGTTATAAGATTATAAATTCTTACCGTTTAAATTACCAAGGAGACAGTTGGGATATTGACCATCTTGTCATTGGCCCTAATGGAATTTTTGTAATTGAAACAAAAAATATGCGAGGCCGCGTTTTTGGCGGAGCTATGGGTAATTGGTGGCAGGAAAAATGGGTTGGAAGACAAAGGGAAAAGGTAAAAATAGGCAATCCTGCAGCTCAGGTAAATCATTATGCTAAAATTGTCAAAGAGTTTTTGAGGCTTTACTTCCCTGAAGAACAGCCCAGGATCTTGGTTTATCCCATTGTTGTTTTTGCCCATGAAGATGCCGATTTTACCCAGCTTCGTTTTACCCGCCCAGGCAGAATTGGTAAAACCAAAATTTTGAGTCTATATGAACTTCCAGCCTTTATTTTAAGCAGGGAAGAAGTTTCGTATGACCTGGAATTTATTGATAAAGCTATCAATGTATTGATTCCTGAAGATGAGCGGGAAAAAACCGGTATGTTTAAAACCGGTCTTTATTACCAAAACCTTCAAGAACAGTTTTCCCGTCGCTATAAGTTAGAAGACCTTATTGGCGAAGGTAAATTTAGCAAAGTATACTGGGCTTATGATAATAAGTTAGATCGTGAAGTAGCTGTTAAAGAAATTATTTTAACAGACTTACCAAGAGAACTTAAAGATAAAATTTATAATGAAGCCCAGTTACTGGCTAAAATCAATCACGAAAACATTGTAAAACTTTACGATACTTTTTATTTAGATGATAAAATTTATCTTATAATTGAATTAGTTCAGGGTAAAACCCTAGCAGAATATGTTGAAGAAAAAGGCGGGATGCTTTCCGTTAAAAAAGCAATTAATATCATAATTCAAATTGCCCGGGCTATTTCTTATATTCACCAGCATAATATTATTCACCGCGATTTGAAACCAGAAAACATTTTAATTTCAACCGAAGATACAGTGAAAATTACTGATTTCGGTATTGCCCAGCTGGACGAAGATGAAAAAGAGGAAGGTTTTATTTTAGGGACTCCCGTGGTCATGGCTCCAGAACAAATACTGGGAACGGGAATTGATCAACGCACCGATATCTTTGCAATCGGATGTATATTTTATTATTTATTAACCGGTCAATATCCTTTTTCCGGCAGTAATTTTTCTGAATTAAGCTATAACGTTTTACATTTTGAGCCTGAACCAATTAAATTTTTTAATAACAAAGGCAATTTAGAAATAGAAAGAATTATCTTAAAATGTTTGGAAAAAAATCCTGAAAACCGTTATAAAAATGTAAGTGAATTATTACAAGATTTACTAAAATACCAGGAGCAAAAAGGTTTTAAGTTAGTATTTAATAAAAAAACAATACTAAAAATAGCTCTAATAAGTTTTATAATAATTTTCTTGTACCTTTTTACTGTAGGAACCAGTAAACAAAATGAAAATAACATTCCTGTTTCCATAAATGAAATATTAAACAAAGAGCAAATTACCATTACAAATGATAATTTTGCTCAAGTTTTTACCAATAATTATTTGGCTGGGGCAAGGGTAAAAATAACAGGAAGAATTCTCGACGTAATTGGTGCTCAAAATAGTCGCACTTTATGCTATTTTTTATTAGAACCACCCCCCCAAAAAGCAGATAATAAGCTCATTATAGCTCTTTCGCTTGATCCCTTTACAATCTATAATAGTTCTAAATATTATCAGTTGGAGGGTTTTCTAGCTTATTCCTCTTTAGTTGAAAACGGAGCAGCCAAGCCCGTGGTTATAGCAGAAAAAATTAAAATAGTTGAACCATGGCTTTTATTTGATCCCCCAATAAAAACAGTAGAAGTTCACCAAACAATAAAAAGAAAGGACAAGGAAATTATTTTTGAAAAGATCGAGTTTGGCAAAAATGAAACCCGACTTTTTTTTACTTTAAAAAATCTTTCCAACTATCCTGTAACTTTTAATTTGTTAGAACCAAGAGCTAGTCAAAAAGATCGCTTTTATATCGAAGCTTTATATCAAAACCGTGATTATCCAAAATTAAAGGAGCAGTTAGCACCAAAAGAAATAGTGAGCGGGATAGTGGTTTTAGAAAAAATGGATTACCAAATTAAGGAGGCGGTATTCTTCCTGGGCCTAACTATGGCTGGAGAAGAACCATATATATTTCATGTGAGGTGGGGAGATGAAAATACTGGGAATTAG